The DNA sequence GCGCTCCTGATAAAGACAGGTCGGGGCGGAGAGGTGGTCCCGCTGATCGAACAAAGAGGTTGTCAGAAGGAAGAACTGGATGAGCAGTTCCGCCCGGTCAGCTCCCTGACCAGGGCCACCCCCTCACCTTCGGTTTGCGAGGGCACTCGCGACGTGATGACACCATAGGTCGGACCGGGATTGGCAGAACCCGCCTGCAACAGCGAGCGAAACAGCTCGACAGCGTGATTGGGTGTCGATCCGCGGATCTCATCAGGGCCAGCAGTCCTGCGGACTGCATAAACAGGCCGAATAGATGGCAGCAACCGGCTTTTGATGTCGCAACGTTCCAGGAAGCTCTTGCAAGGCGGGGGCCGTCCATAGATGTTGCAGGGATATGCGGGATCGCGTAAGGGACGACCTGTTTCGATGTTCCGGATCCCGCCTTCATGCCGCATAAAGCCAACGCTGCTCGCCGCCACCATATTCCGCGGCCGAAGCGGCGGGTGACGAACTGGGTGGTGTACAACGAGGCGCTGCGCCGGCGGGCCCGGACGCTGGAGTTGCCGGCGCAGACCCGCGCCACCGGTGGAGCGATCCACCTGCTGGTCGACAGTTCCGGGCTGAAGCTGGGTGGCCCGGGCGAATGGCTGGTCGAGAAACACGGCACCAGCAAGCGGCGGTCATGGCGCAAGCTGCACATCGGCTTTGACGCGGTGACCGGCCGGATCGTCGCCTCCATCCTGACCTACCGCGACGTCGATGACGCTTCGCAGGTTGAGCCTCTGCTCGACCAGATCGCCGAACCGATGGAGCTTTTCCTGGCCGACGGCGGCTATGATAGAACCGGCGTCTACACCGCCCTGGAAGAGCGCCATCCGGACGCGAAGGTGATCGTTCCACCCCGTGCTGATGCCGTGCTCAGCGCCACGGCGGAAACCGAGCCCACCCAGCGCGATGGCCACATCCAGGCGATCGCTGACAAGGGGCGAATGGCTTGGCAGCGTGACAGCGGCTATAATCAACGGGTCGGTGTCGAGGGCCAGTTCGCGCGCTGGAAGCAGGTCATCGGTGATGGACTGCGCTTCCACAGCGACCAGGTCCGCGCTACCAAGGTTGCCGTCGCCGCCCGGGTGCTTAACCGAATGCTCGATCTTGGACGCCGGGACTCCGTCCGCGTCGCATGATCACGCTGGAGAATGGGGCCTCCTTGGTTCTGTTGCAGCTTTTCGCGGGTCAGCGGATTGGATAGAAGGGCGTGCTTTGGGGCGAGGGAAGCGACCACGGCATGCGGAAGCGCAAGAACCCGTTCAAGGGTCGGCAGTTCACGTCGGAGGTGATCCTGTGGTCGGTGCGCTGGTACTTGCAGTTCCCGATTTCCTACCGCGATCTGGAACTGATGCTGCGGGATCGGGGCGTGTCCGTCGACCACACGACCCTCTACCGCTGGATCCAAGCCTACGCGCCGGAACTGGAGAGGCGGTTGCGGCCGCATCTGCGCCCGACGAACGGCTCGTGGCGGGTCGACGAGACCTATTTGAAGGTCAAGGGCCGCTGGGTCTACCTGTATCGGGCGGTCGACAGCCGCGGCCAGACCATCGACTTCCGGCTCAGCACCCGACGCGACGCCCAAGCAGCCAAGCGCTTCTTCAGAAAAGCCCTGGCCCGCCCGAACACGGTCAACCCACGCACCATCACGGTCGACAGGAACGCCGCCTATCCCAAGGCCGTGGCCGACATGAAGCGAGACAAGCAGCTCTGGCGCTTCGCCAGGCTGCGTCAGGTCAAGTATCTCAACAACATCGTGGAACAAGATCACCGGCGAGTAAAGCGGCTGGTTCGTCCCGGCCTGGGTTTCAGGAGATTTCGAACCGCGTGGCGCACCCTGGTTGGTTATGAAACTCTGGCGATGATGAGAAAAGGACAGGTGAAAGGGATTGGTGGGGACGACATCGTCGCCCAAGCCGCCTTCATGAACGCGCTGTTCAACGTTGCCGCCTGAGGATGATCTATACCTGCGACAGTTTCGTCTCCATCAAAATTTTGCAACAGAACCGGAGAGCCTGCTTCCACCAGCCTCTCGCGTTCACGTCGGCACCCTCCAGAACCCTGCCGGTAGCCGCCTCCAGGATGCCGTCCGGATTGATGAAGCCGATCCAGGCGTAATCGGGATAGGTATCCTGCAGTCGCTGAAGAACGCTGCGCCGGGAGTCGCGGGAAGCTTGCGGCGATCTGACAACCTCAAGACTCGCCACGACGAGAAGGTCGCGGTACCGCTCAAACATGCCCCGATCGAGTTTGTCGGCCACTTGTCCGGCATATTGGTGAAGTTGCGCACCAATCATGTGCTGGATGCGCTTGCCTGCTTCAGCCTGGAGCAGGGCCGCAGTCCCGACGGTGAAGGTCAACCCCACACCTCCAAGACATGCAGCAAGGACTATCCTCAGACTAAACCGCACGCGATGCTCCTTTCGGGATCAAACACCGAAAGTCACGATATCATACATCAGTTGATGAACGCATAACCTATTTGCCCTAGGATTGTTCCGGAAAGTGGCCGAGACCAGCTAGCGCTTGTTTCGCCTGTACGACTCAGGTCACATGTTTTATATGGCTAGGAATATGGGCGATCCGCTGCCGCACCAACATGTTACTATCTGCCTGGAGGCTAGTTATGCTTGTTAAGCCTCATGTCCTCCTGGTCGATGATGAAGTTCTCGCCATCATGGCT is a window from the Skermanella sp. TT6 genome containing:
- a CDS encoding IS5 family transposase, which gives rise to MPHKANAARRHHIPRPKRRVTNWVVYNEALRRRARTLELPAQTRATGGAIHLLVDSSGLKLGGPGEWLVEKHGTSKRRSWRKLHIGFDAVTGRIVASILTYRDVDDASQVEPLLDQIAEPMELFLADGGYDRTGVYTALEERHPDAKVIVPPRADAVLSATAETEPTQRDGHIQAIADKGRMAWQRDSGYNQRVGVEGQFARWKQVIGDGLRFHSDQVRATKVAVAARVLNRMLDLGRRDSVRVA
- a CDS encoding IS6 family transposase, translating into MRKRKNPFKGRQFTSEVILWSVRWYLQFPISYRDLELMLRDRGVSVDHTTLYRWIQAYAPELERRLRPHLRPTNGSWRVDETYLKVKGRWVYLYRAVDSRGQTIDFRLSTRRDAQAAKRFFRKALARPNTVNPRTITVDRNAAYPKAVADMKRDKQLWRFARLRQVKYLNNIVEQDHRRVKRLVRPGLGFRRFRTAWRTLVGYETLAMMRKGQVKGIGGDDIVAQAAFMNALFNVAA